CCACCTCCGACTTTTATGACCGCACCAGGGCGCTCTGGCGACACCAGCAAATCAGGAGTGGAGTGGATACTCGATGGTTCTGATGTATTCATCGCCGGCACTACCCTCTCTGAACGCACTGCCCGCAACGCCGGTATGATGACAGCAATCAGATACAACCATCCAAGTTGGAATTGGTACGATGTGAAGGCAGCTGTTCGACAGACCGCCACAAATTGGGATGCAGGATATGACGGTGCAAATTATGGCTTTGGTGTCGTTTCCTACGCCTCATCTACCGCCCTTACTGATGGTGAACTTCTGCTACAACCACCTGCTGCACTTGTTTCTACTTCATCTCTTGGACAGATTACTTTTACCCTCTACCCATACAAGCAGACGCGCCGCATAAAAGAAGTGCTATTTCAATTCGCCAGCGACCCTGGTTTCCAAGCTGACGAGCTTTCATACAGCGATATCACCGGCACACTCGGTGCCACCAAAGTGATGGAGTGGACCAATACTACCGCAACCAGCACCATCCGCCCGTACTTTACGCCAGTAACCGATGCGTACTTCGTTTGGCTCACCGCTGATGACGCCAACGATAATACCGCAAATTTCTCCCGCATTGATACCTACGCCATTCTGGGACCGATCAGCCAAGAAGAAATTTCATTTTCAAATTCTTTTTCTCTCTCTTCACCGAGTGACGGATCAGTGACCGACGAACTCCCCACCTTCTCTTGGACGGAAGCAGAGAGCTATGTAGGAATTGCGAAGTACCAACTATATATAGACGGCTCACTGCACACCGACAACATCACTGGTACCAGTACTACCCTAGGCAGCGCACTGACTGATGGCTCGCATACCTGGTACGTCGTTGCTGAAAACGGCAATGGTGCTACCACTTCTGCCGCCAGCCGAACTATCGATGTGGTATCAGGCTACGCCGCTTCACAAACCTGGTATGTCGACAACGTCCTCGGCAACGATAGTAATGACGGTACCATCTCTTCTCCCTGGGCAACCCTCGCCAAGGCAGCCACTACCGCCCAACCAGGCAACACAGTCATTGTTGTAAAGAACGACGACGCTCCATACCGAGAGACACTCACTCCTGCAGCGGGTAACACACAAGACGGCAATATCACCTTCCGCGGGGTTGATGCTGCGCACAAGCCAGAGATCTGGGGCTCGACCAATGTGTCACAAGATATAGTTGGAGACTGGGCAGTATACGGCGGCGGCAATCCTGATACATACCAGCGCACAATGGCATTTACCAACACGATTGCAGCGGGCGTTTCAACCGACACCCTCTCACAGCGTGTAAATGACGGTAATGACCAAACCGTCCTTGGCGAAGGAGAATGGGCCTATGTTAGCGGTGTTCTATATTACCGACTCCAGCCAAGTGAGGACATTAATTTACTCCATATTGAAGCCGGCACCGAGCCGCAGCTCCTTACATGTACTGCACGAAATACTTTCAAAGATATCATTGTGCGATATGCAACCATCTTGAACGTCAGCCTTGGGACTGGATGCATCGGCGAGCGTCTTGAATCATATGGAAGTGGTCTCTATGGAGCCGCTCTCTTTGGTGCAGGCACTGCATCAAATCTCGGGCCAATCCTTCGCTACTCCACCGTGAGCAACAATAAAACCTACGGCGTTTCTATGGCCGGTACAGCGTACGCGAGGATGTATAACAACACCGTCTACAACAATGGCACGGGGTTGAGGCTTAGTGGAGCCGTTGATGATTCACTCATCCACAACAACATCTTTTTCGGCAATACGCAAAACATAGACACGAGTGCGATCGGCTCGGTCACTGGATTTGTTGCTTCACATAATAACTGGGCAAATGGCAGCGTTGATACTGGATGGCAAAACACATACCAAGGCACCAATAACCAAGCCTCTACTTCCCCGCTATTGACTGACCCAGCAGCAAGAGACTTCTCACTCGACACACTCTCACCAAGTATCGACGCAGGTACTGATGTGTCACTAACTTCAGACACTATCGGCAATCCAATCTACGGCTCTCCCGACATCGGGGCTCTGGAATACCAGCCTCCATACACAATCGGAGTCGACACCCTGAACACATCTGGTCCCGTGCGCATTTACGCAGACGGAAAATATCGATACACCTCTGCTACCTCAAGCAGTTCGACCGCCAATCTTCAAGTCTCACCAATTGGCGGCTTTGGCTCTGGTGACCATGCCGAGTACATGAACCTCACTATCAACACATGGGAAACGGACGCTACTGATGCCACCAAGGAATGGACCGCAAGCTCAAGCTACGCTACTTCCACTACTTTCACAATCTCAGGCTTGGCGGCAAGCACTGCGTATGAAATAGAAGTTGATAATGCAGCATCTGCTTACATCTCGGGCTCAACCTGCGATTCAAACGAATGCACTACAAACGGTAGTGGGAACCTCAACTTCACCTACTCAGGTGGCTGGTCGACCCACACATTTACCGTCACTCGTACAACAGTCTCTTCTGGCTCTTCTGGTGGAGGTGGTGGCAGCAGTTCACGCACAACCAAAAATGAAAGCACGACTGAACTCGTTTCTACCAGTACAGCTTCCTCTTCCCTCCTCATCACCGACGAAGCTACATACCGCCAGTCACTCCTCAACAAGATCAGCGAGCTTCAGAACCTTATTAAAGCGCTTACTGCACAGCTTTTGGTGGTACAGAGTAAGATGGACACACAACAATTCACACGACCACTAGATGTCGGCGATGAAGGATACGATGTGCTTGCACTTCAAATGAAACTCAATCGTCTTGGTTTTACCATTGCTGATTCAGGTCCCGGCTCTCCAGGACTCGAAACTCTTTACTACGGCCCACTTACTACCCTCGCCATTCAGAAGTTCCAGTGTCACTACAATATTGTCTGCGAAGGTACGCCACAGACCACTGGTTTTGGAAACTTCGGACCACAGACAAGAGCAAAGTTAAATAGTTTGTAGTTTAACTTTCTGGAGTTTCTTCTGGTGTCGGTTCAGTATTGTCAGCTGACGAAGGAACATCCTCAGATTCTGCCTGAGCAACCTCCTCAACGACTTCTTCTACCACCTCCTCCGTGACCTCCTCTGTTGAGACAGGCTCTTCTTCAGACAATCCTGGATCAGGTAACACCTCGCTTTCTTCTTCCTCAACCATGATCTCTTCACTTGAAGAAGCAGTGGTGTCTTCAGGCTGATCAGCATTGTCTTCTGCGCCAGTCTCCGAGGAAGTTGCAGTCTCGTCGTTTGCTTCACCATTATTTTCTGTCACAACTTCATTGTTATTGGATGATGAAGGAGATGAGGCACCACCACTCTTCTCACTTGTAGATTCAGTTTTATTCGTATTGGTACCTCCTAGCTGCGCCTCCAGCTCTGCCACTCGTGCTTCGAGTGCAGCCGTGCGATCATCTTGTTCTTTATTCCAATCAGCAAGCTCAAAGACTCTGAGGAAGAGGTTCTCTAGACCTTCAAGCACCTCATTGATACGAGTCGTAAGCGACATTGCTCCAGAGCCACGAGGCGTGAGCCATGGCAGGTGATCGTTTTCATCCACGAAGGAGCGAATCTCATCGAGGGTAAGGTGTTGGTAGGCCGGATCATCAAAAACATAGTCAGGGGCTGCGATGGTAATACCATCGTCAATAAAGGCTGAAGCGTAGATACTGCCCGCCACCGCGAGCTGGTAGCCTGGTGTGGTAGAGCCAATACCAACCTTACCGTCTGCGGTCACGATCATGTACGGATTGTTTGATGAGGACGCAACCAAAAAGACAGGATTAGTCTGACCAACCATTGCCGCAACAGACAATCGAGCGTGCGGACTTGAAGTGCCGACTCCGATACCACCACTTGAATACGTCGTGCCGGTGCCGTCTACTCCCGTACCGAAGATGAGGTTTCCGATGTTGAGGACGTCGTCTTGCGTCGTGCTAAAGGCATCAATGTCATAACCGATGAAGATGCTGCGGTCGACGGAGACGGCGTTGTTGGCGGTTTGGTAACCAATGGCGATGGTGCCGGTGCCGTTGTTGGCACTTAGAGCGGAACGACCGATAGCTACGTTATCCGATCCGGTGGTGTTATCAAGCAATGCACTGTAGCCAAGTGCGGTGTTGTATGAGCCAACCGTATTATGAAACATTGACCAGTAGCCATACGCGGAGTTGTATGAGCCGGTGGTGTTGTAGTGCAAAGAGAGATACGCTGTGGCGCTATTACCCCAACCTGTAGTGGTGTACCGCAACGCGCGACTTCCGATTCCAACATTGAAGCTTCCGGTTGTGAGATTATCTAATGCATACTGACCAATAGCGTAGTTATAACTAGCGTTTGCCATTGAACTTGATGCCGTGGCTCCAGCCAAGAAATAACTGTTTCGAGTAGTTGAGCCCGATAGCACCGAGGTACCATTGAGCCAATATGCACGATCAGAAGTAGCAACAAACTGCGCTGCTGTTGATGTTGCAATTGCGGTGAGCTGTGCGGCAGTAACCGTGCCAGTAGCAGCAATACTTCCCGCCACCGACAGCTTCGCATACGGACTACTCGTCCCAATACCAACATTCCCAGAACTGTATGACGTACCAGTACCGTCTACTCCCGTACCAAAGATTAAGTTTCCAATATTGAGGACATCATCCTGAGTTGTACTAAAAGCATCAATGTCGTAACCGATGAAGATGCTGCGATCAACACCTGTGGCGTTTACTGCTGCGTTGTAGCCGATGGCGATGGTGCCGGTGCCGTTGTTGTTAAAAAGCGCATGGTAACCGATGGCATTATTGTATGAGCCGGTTAAATTCTGGAACAAAGCACTATTACCAAAGGCGTTGTTATTAGAACCAACTGTGTTTAGCGCCATAGCTAAGTTGCCGAAGGCATTATTATCTGAACCCGTAGTGTTAATAAATAGCGACCAATATCCAAAAGCGTTGTTAAATGAACCGGTCGTGTTTGCTGAAAGCGAAAACCAACCCAAAGCATTGTTATAGGAGCCAGTGGTATTAGCCTGGAGTGCACCACTACCAAGGGCAGTGTTGCTGCTACCTATCATCCCCGCCGCTCCTCCCTTTAGCGCACCTGACCCCACCGCAAAGTTGTAGTCTCCTGTGGTGAGATTAGCAAGCGCATTACTACCAATGGCATAGTTGTAATCAGCATCCCCGAAGGAACTTGATGCTGTAGCACCCGCTAGAAAATAACTACCCTGAGTGGTTGAACCTGACAAGACTGAAGTATTGCCCAACCAATACGCATGATCATTGGTTGCCACAAACCGTGCTGCAGTGGAGGTAGAAGTAATGGCTAGCTGTGTGGCAGTGATAGTACCGGTTGCAACAATGTCACCAGCTACTGAAAGCTTCGCATACGGACTACTCGTCCCAATACCAACATTCCCAGAACTGTATGACGTACCAGTACCGTCTACTCCCGTACCAAAGATTAAGTTTCCAATATTGAGGACATCATCCTGAGTTGTACTAAAAGCATCAATGTCGTAACCGATGAAGATGCTGCGATCAACACCTGTGGCGTTTACTGCTGCGTTGTAGCCGATGGCGATGGTGCCGGTGCCGTTGTTGTTAAAAAGCGCATGGTAACCGATGGCATTATTGTATGAGCCGGTTAAATTCTGGAACAAAGCACTATTACCAAAGGCGTTGTTATTAGAACCAACTGTGTTTAGCGCCATAGCTAAGTTGCCGAAGGCATTATTATCTGAACCCGTAGTGTTAATAAATAGCGACCAATATCCAAAAGCGTTGTTAAATGAACCGGTCGTGTTTGCTGAAAGCGAAAACCAACCCAAAGCATTGTTATAGGAGCCAGTGGTATTAGCCTGGAGTGCACCACTACCAAGGGCAGTGTTGCTGCTACCTATCATCCCCGCCGCTCCTCCCTTTAGCGCACCTGACCCCACCGCAAAGTTGTAGTCTCCTGTGGTGAGATTAGCAAGCGCATTACTACCAATGGCGTAATTATAGATTGCATTCCCCACCGAACTTGATGCGGTTGCTCCACCAAAGAAATAAGTGTCGAGTGTGGTTGAGCCAGAAAGCACATCTACACTGTTGAGCCAATAACCACGATCATCGGTTGCCACAAACCGTGGTGCGGTGGAGGTCGAGGTGACAGTAAGTTCCGGAGCCGTGATAGTACCTGTTGAAACAATATCCCCTGCCACACTGAGCTTCGCGTATGGAGAGGTGGTACCAATACCGACATAGCCCGTTGAAGCAATCGTTAAGCGCTCTTGCAGACTAGTGCCGTTATGTGTTTTAAACAAAATTTTGCCATCCTTGCCACCTGTGGCTCGAGCAAACACTATCGAGGCTGCCGTACCTGTCGGGTCGTAATTACTACGCTGCGCGTTGATAGCAAAAATTTCTGCATTTGCAGTCGCACTGTCACCACGCAAAGTAAGTGTACTTGAACCAACCGCAACACCCGCCACGCCCAAGATTGCGCTTCCCTTTACTTGCAGCTTTGCTCCTGGAGTTGATGTGCCGATACCAATATTTCCTGTTGAGTAAGTAGTACCAGTTCCATCTACTCCCGTACCAAAGATGAGGTTGCCGATGTTGAGGACGTCGTCTTGGGTGGTACTAAAAGCATCGATGTCGTAGCCGATGAAGATACTGCGATCAACAGAAGCAGCGTTGTCAGCCACTTGGTACCCGATGGCGATGGTGCCGGTGCCGTTGTTGGACCAAAGTGCCCTATACCCAATAGCGTTGTTGTATGAGCCGGTCGTGTTGAGATTGAGCGCATAATAACCGAGAGTGTTGTTGTATGAGCCAACGGTAGTGTTAAAACCTGCACTTGATCCAATAGCGTTGTTGTATGAGCCGGTCGTGTTCCAAAAACCTGCACTTGATCCAATAGCGTTGTTGTATGAGCCACTACTATTAAAAACTAGTGTACTGGGCCCAAAAGCGTTGTTGTATGAGCCACTACTATTACTACCCAACGCACCAGAACCGAACGCGGTGTTATATGTACCAGAAGTGTTGTTAAATAGGGACGAGGATCCCAAGGCGATATTGTATGAGCCGCTCAGCCCTCCCCCTCCTCCCTTAAGAGCGCCCGAGCCCATTGCAACATTGAAATCTCCCGTGGTGAGGTTGCCAAGCGCATTACTACCAATAGCGTAGTTGTAGTCTGCTGTCCCGAAAGAACTAGACGCTCGCGCTCCCGCGAAGAAAAATGAATTGCGGGCAGTGACACCGGAGAGTACCGGAGTATTACCGAGCCAGTAGGCAGTGTTGTCTGAGGTCACAACACGATTAGCGGTTGTAGTGGCAGTGGACACAATATTACCCACGACAGAGAGCTTGGCGTATGGCGAAGTGGTACCGATACCCACCTTACCACCATTCTTCACAATGAAGTAGTCACCTTCTTGAGCCGGAGCGCTTGATACGGCAAACGGATCAAATGTAGCAGAAGACCCAGATGTCTGGTTGGTAATTTCAAAAGTAGTGTTGCCTTGATTACCACTATTGAAAACGCCAATTTTATCAGTACCTCCTCCCTGCAATACAAAATGCGATTCTGAATCTGCTATACCACCAATAGTGTATGATCCGATTACGAGGTTTGAGCTTTGATTATTACCAATCACCCATTCTCTACTACCAGTCATACCGTTCAAGATGGAAAATCCCATTTCGACATCACTGTTTGGATTGTATAGTCGAAACATGTTGTTACCATATGAATTATTCCCTGTATCAGTGGAAATAAGTGTCATACGAGCCCCGGTTGTTGTGTTACCAACTTGAACGTAATTTTCATCGGTGAGAACAGCAAACACATCGCTGCCCACATTGAAGTCTCCTGCTAAGGTTGAAGTCGCTGTACCTAGGGTAGCCACAAAACTATCAGCTACAGTTTTTCCAACCACACTCAATGTTGCATACGGACTACTCGTCCCAATCCCCAACCGCGTACTCGCGTTGTTCCAGTAGAGCCCGGTCGCATCATCCACTGTCGATGTGGCGCTAGGATAGTACGCTAAAAGACCTGCGGTAGCAGACGGCAGTACGGTACCTGATCCTCCCCCACCCGAAGCGACTGGAGCGCCGTCGAAGTACAAAAGTCCACCAGAGTTGTAGAGGCGGCTGGCAGTATTCGCAGGCGACACGTCATCAAGGTAGATTGGACCAGCGACAGACAGAAGTTCAGCGGGACTTGAAGTGCCAATCCCAACACTGCCGCTAAAACTAGTGACGCCACTGAAATTAGCATTTGATAAAGCAGGATCAGTTAGAATTGCGTCAGTTAGCGTCGAGTTAAGAAAAGAACCACCATCGGTCAATTCTTCAGTTGGGTCTGAACGATTGTCGTTATCACTACCAACATATCGATCAAAACGGCGTTCCAATGCAGCAATCTGAGCTGTACTGTCAGTATCACCCGCCATTGCAATTGGCGCCTCAAGCCCCTGACTCGTTAACAACCACCGAATATGATACAAAAGGCCGACTAGGCGCTTGTTTAATTCGGCCTCAGTGACACCCCTACTTTCTATAACCACTTGTGGTGATTGTATTGACGCTGTCACCGACGGTATCGGTGTAACTGGAAGAAGGTGCTCTTGGGGCAAATCCGTGAAAGACTCATACAATACTGGTTGTGTTTCAAAATTTTTCAGAATAGAAAAACCACCTGCTGTAAAACTGGTTAGAAGCAATAAAAACAAAAGGATTCGGATTCTTCTAGGAAACATTTTTTAGGTAGACCTCAGATACATGATATCAAACCAACCCTTGTTCCAGATCTGAAATTTACGTGACATCTGTGGATTCACTTAGGTTCCCTAATCACACAACACAAAAAATACGGCGTAAAGCCGTATTTTTTGTAGAATCTATTATGGCTCTTTACTTAAGGGTGACCTTAGCTCCAGCTTCTTCAAGCTTTGCCTTGATCTCCTCAGCTTCTTCCTTCTTCACACCAGTCTTAACTTCAGCTGGAGCGCCGTCTACCATTTCCTTTGCTTCCTTGAGACCAAGTCCACAAACTTCCTTAACGACCTTGATAACCGCGATCTTCTGAGCACCAGCTTCGGTAAGTTCTACAGTGAATTCTGACTGCTCTTCACCAGCGTCACCGCCAGCTGCAGGACCAGCGACTGCTACTGCAGCTGCTGATACACCAAACTTCTTCTCAAATACCTTTACGAGTTCATGAAGCTCAAGTACGGTCATTTTCTCAACCGCTTCTACGATCTCCTTGAACTGCGCTGGCACTTCTACCTCCTCAGCTTTTTCTTTGGTCTCTTCTACTGCTGCTTCAGGAGCTGCAGTTTCTTCAGTAGTCTCTTCTACTACTGTTGTCTCTTTTTCGTCAGACATGTTTCTTATTTAGATTATGCACCCTTCTTTTCAGCAACAGCATTGAGAACAATAGCCATGCTCTGGATTGGTGAATTGATAACGTTTACGAACATACCACGGAGTACTGGTAGTGGTGGAATAGACGCGATCTCAGTCATTTCAACTGCATCTTTGTATACTCCCTGGAACACGCCGCCAGCGATGCTGAGGTTATCCTTGTACTTACCAGCAAATTCCTTGATCTGCTGTGCTGGAGTGATTGCGTCAGCGCTGTACGCGACCGCGATCTCTCCTTCGAGTGTAGGCATTTCTCCCTCAAACGCGCCGTCAAAGGCTCGCTTCATGAGTGTCTTCTTGGCTACGAAGTAACCAACTCCCTGCTCGCGAAGCTGTGCTCGCATTGCAGTGGTGTCTGCTACGGTCATGCCGTTGAACTTCACGAAGACGATTGAATCTGAGTCCGATTTGACTCCATCAAGCTTCGCGAGAATGTCCTGCTTTTTTGCTTTTGTAATTGCCATGTGATCTTGTAAATCAATGGATAAATTCCCAGGCCCGAGGGTATAAAAAATACCCTTGACGGGCTCGACCTTCCACACTATGCATTAGCACAATAGTTGGACCTCGGCCGGCGCTTGCGCATTATCTCTTTCGAGACCGACTGTCATGAGCCTGTTGGGAGACAATATAGCAGAAATTAATAATATGTAAACCACAAAAAAGGCCCGCCTTCGGCGGGCCTGCATCAAGTCGGTTACGACCAACGCATACTGATCTGTGATCGGGCGGGAGCGGCGTACACCCAGGCACTATAGAGACTGAGTGCAGTCGCGTAGCCAAAGATAGCCACTCCAATGAGCTGCAGCGGCCACCACCACTCCCCAGAGAGAAGCGGGACCAAAGCCACCAGCTGCAGAGCTGTCTTGAGCTTCGCCACCGGCAGTACCACACTCTTAGAGAGGCGCAGTTTCCGCAGCCACACCATGACGATGTCACGCAGTACGGTCAGTGACCACGCGGCCACCAGTACATACCACAGCCAGCCGACTGACTCAGTATACCAGTACCACCGTGCCAAGAGCGCAGCGACCACACCGAGCACGAGGAGCTTGTCAGCCCGCTCGTCCCAGCGTTTACCCCACTCAGTCATTGGACCACGAGCTCGAGCGAGCCAGCCGTCCATCCAATCAGTGAACCCTGCCACAAACACGAGCAGCAACGAGGTTACCCACCAACCGAAAAAAACAGTTGCTACCACTAAAGCACTGGCTACAAACCGCACTCCGGTTATCAGGTTTGGCGTCACAGACTGCGGCAAAACCGGCAGTAACACCGCTTCCATGACCGCATCGAAGCGGTCTTTCATCTGCCACACATTCATAATGACCATCTCCCCACAATCAATATCAAAAACGAACTATATGCACTAGATCCCTCCGGCACTGTATCGTATTTTATGAAAAAATCCTAGGGGATACCTTAGGATTCGTTTTCAATCTTGAGTTGCTCGGCACGATTTCCGATCAGATTAGAAAGTAGCTGCAAAAATGTCGCTACCCCCGCCACCGCCAGAATGACCACCGGAAAGACAAAGTAGCCACTGATGAGATAACAGAACGTCACGATCGTGGCGGCCCAGACTCCGAAGCACCATGGACAATCAAAGAGGTCTGCCAAAGTACGGCGTGGGCCAACTTTTGGTTTCTCTAGTCGGTACCCCTTCCCCGCTTTCTTCACATCCCAGAACTGCTCTCGTACGAACTTAGTGACTGCGTCGTACACAAACAGTCGCGTGATTCGCCACGCAGCCAACGTAATGAGTGCGTAGTCTGTGAACGAAAGTTCGGTGAGCGGAATACGCGACTCGGTCTCCAGAATGATCGCACCCATGACTAAAATGAGTACATAGAAAATCGTAAAGATAAAATTCCAAAAGTACTGATCGGTAACTCGCAACATACGCACTACTATTGTATCGCACCATTACTCGCGCCAAGCACCAAAATAAACATCAGCACGCCGGCAATGACCGCAATGAAGCTAAACAAAAACCGATAGAAGGTCTTGTTCAGGATCCGTTGCGACATTGGCACGCGCTCCTTTGGCACTTGATCACGAACTGGCATAGATACTGATAGTATAGCATCCCTACATACAAAAAAGCCCGCCGATAAATCGGCGGGCTTTTTTAATAGAACCTAGAAAAATAATCTCCTGGCTCAAATAACAAAAGCCCCTCCCCAGGGGCTTTTGTTTTAGCTTAGACGTTCGTCTTTGGCTATAACTTCGTTAACTAGTTAACGATAGTTACAACGTCAGTTCGGAACTCTGAAGCAGGTACAGTCACCTGTGACTGGTCGTCAGTGTTTGTAGCTGTACCAGTC
Above is a window of Candidatus Nomurabacteria bacterium DNA encoding:
- a CDS encoding peptidoglycan-binding protein, which translates into the protein MKMNIKKHWCLLIATLSAILVFGSYTTNALAQVKVLSNSRHAFTSITAAIDQLLGAGHVGTDIIVHSTNMNTGGGFIGDASVTQDTDAEYYDETGATTTSAAPYQMYTSSYSGYYGDNVNIYNEFDGVDLTHNYAYQATASPLPPPTFMTAPGRSGDTSKSGVEWILDGSDVFIAGTTLSERTARNAGMMTAIRYNHPSWNWYDVKAAVRQTATNWDAGYDGANYGFGVVSYASSTALTDGELLLQPPAALVSTSSLGQITFTLYPYKQTRRIKEVLFQFASDPGFQADELSYSDITGTLGATKVMEWTNTTATSTIRPYFTPVTDAYFVWLTADDANDNTANFSRIDTYAILGPISQEEISFSNSFSLSSPSDGSVTDELPTFSWTEAESYVGIAKYQLYIDGSLHTDNITGTSTTLGSALTDGSHTWYVVAENGNGATTSAASRTIDVVSGYAASQTWYVDNVLGNDSNDGTISSPWATLAKAATTAQPGNTVIVVKNDDAPYRETLTPAAGNTQDGNITFRGVDAAHKPEIWGSTNVSQDIVGDWAVYGGGNPDTYQRTMAFTNTIAAGVSTDTLSQRVNDGNDQTVLGEGEWAYVSGVLYYRLQPSEDINLLHIEAGTEPQLLTCTARNTFKDIIVRYATILNVSLGTGCIGERLESYGSGLYGAALFGAGTASNLGPILRYSTVSNNKTYGVSMAGTAYARMYNNTVYNNGTGLRLSGAVDDSLIHNNIFFGNTQNIDTSAIGSVTGFVASHNNWANGSVDTGWQNTYQGTNNQASTSPLLTDPAARDFSLDTLSPSIDAGTDVSLTSDTIGNPIYGSPDIGALEYQPPYTIGVDTLNTSGPVRIYADGKYRYTSATSSSSTANLQVSPIGGFGSGDHAEYMNLTINTWETDATDATKEWTASSSYATSTTFTISGLAASTAYEIEVDNAASAYISGSTCDSNECTTNGSGNLNFTYSGGWSTHTFTVTRTTVSSGSSGGGGGSSSRTTKNESTTELVSTSTASSSLLITDEATYRQSLLNKISELQNLIKALTAQLLVVQSKMDTQQFTRPLDVGDEGYDVLALQMKLNRLGFTIADSGPGSPGLETLYYGPLTTLAIQKFQCHYNIVCEGTPQTTGFGNFGPQTRAKLNSL
- the rplL gene encoding 50S ribosomal protein L7/L12; translation: MSDEKETTVVEETTEETAAPEAAVEETKEKAEEVEVPAQFKEIVEAVEKMTVLELHELVKVFEKKFGVSAAAVAVAGPAAGGDAGEEQSEFTVELTEAGAQKIAVIKVVKEVCGLGLKEAKEMVDGAPAEVKTGVKKEEAEEIKAKLEEAGAKVTLK
- a CDS encoding 50S ribosomal protein L10, producing the protein MAITKAKKQDILAKLDGVKSDSDSIVFVKFNGMTVADTTAMRAQLREQGVGYFVAKKTLMKRAFDGAFEGEMPTLEGEIAVAYSADAITPAQQIKEFAGKYKDNLSIAGGVFQGVYKDAVEMTEIASIPPLPVLRGMFVNVINSPIQSMAIVLNAVAEKKGA
- a CDS encoding CDP-alcohol phosphatidyltransferase family protein; this translates as MNVWQMKDRFDAVMEAVLLPVLPQSVTPNLITGVRFVASALVVATVFFGWWVTSLLLVFVAGFTDWMDGWLARARGPMTEWGKRWDERADKLLVLGVVAALLARWYWYTESVGWLWYVLVAAWSLTVLRDIVMVWLRKLRLSKSVVLPVAKLKTALQLVALVPLLSGEWWWPLQLIGVAIFGYATALSLYSAWVYAAPARSQISMRWS
- a CDS encoding DUF1360 domain-containing protein, translating into MLRVTDQYFWNFIFTIFYVLILVMGAIILETESRIPLTELSFTDYALITLAAWRITRLFVYDAVTKFVREQFWDVKKAGKGYRLEKPKVGPRRTLADLFDCPWCFGVWAATIVTFCYLISGYFVFPVVILAVAGVATFLQLLSNLIGNRAEQLKIENES